The Tenebrio molitor chromosome 3, icTenMoli1.1, whole genome shotgun sequence genome contains a region encoding:
- the LOC138127366 gene encoding CD226 antigen, which yields MITFVYCCICLLIVCCQTTRIESEEYDYTNDSPDTLPKVAFSRYKTGSDILMGCNNHHPNKDNITWEFKHCENNYKGIHFNKRNMYKLGNTDGEWKKLNFNKMRKKLEIKNATEENIGLYRCLYNESVIKIYVVDVVVSAKYNGPPPEVLSLIPSSNSTILSNTPLVIQCKAKSVTPPEIRWFKECDVQTCELNYKGHCYCAIPSSNSAFAISNNIYLNKLNIYNSRRVDSGTYICLVVSSYGTAYKNITIKVQDISESEETNKSFSLLFLIPLCLILVPVTIWLCFYRRKKKHRHSLNEHQKQLIKPVVEVDIVLNVDDVI from the exons ATGATCACTTTTGTTTATTGCTGCATTTGTTTGTTGATTGTTTGTTGCCAGACGACCAGAATTGAAAGCGAAG AATATGATTACACCAATGATTCGCCAGATACTTTACCAAAAGTGGCATTTTCACGGTATAAAACTGGATCAGATATACTGATGGGATGCAATAATCACCACCCCAATAAGGACAATATTACTTGGGAATTTAAG CACTGTGAGAATAATTATAAAGGAatccattttaataaaagaaatatgtataaactGGGCAACACTGATGGTGAATGGAAGAAGTTgaactttaataaaatgagaaaaaagttagaaataaaaaatgccaCTGAAGAGAACATCGGGCTGTACAGATGTTTGTACAATGAGtcagttataaaaatatatgtgGTGGATGTTGTAG TTTCAGCAAAATACAACGGTCCTCCACCAGAGGTTTTGTCGTTGATACCGTCGTCTAATTCAACCATATTATCAAATACACCCTTGGTAATTCAGTGTAAAGCGAAAAGTGTAACACCTCCTGAAATACGATGGTTTAAAGAATGCGACGTACAAACCTGTGAACTAAACTATAAAGGGCACTGCTATTGTGCCATACCGTCATCGAATTCTGCTTTTGCAATAAGCAATAATATTTATCTCAACAAacttaatatttataattcgCGTAGAGTAGATAGTGGGACTTACATCTGTTTAGTGGTTTCATCATACGGCACCGCTTACAAAAATATCACCATTAAAGTTCAAGACATCAGTGAGAGCGAAGAAACCAACAAATCATTTTCATTACTGTTTTTAATACCTTTATGTTTAATTCTCGTACCTGTTACAATATGGCTGTGTTTTTATCGAAGGAAAAAGAAACATCGACACAGCTTAaatgaacatcaaaaacaacTGATCAAACCAGTTGTTGAAGTTGATATTGTCTTAAACGTGGACGATGTTATTTAA
- the TBC1d7 gene encoding TBC1 domain family member 7 → MAIDERNFRSTYYEKVGFKSVEEKRSLEILLKEKQLDLSKLKQFCLRFGIPAVHRNLVWKLLLGILPLQEKCHDFVIAQRKEEYSNLVHALNVLKINKDLPKSEVFVAMWLLQSGKLRYEMIYENEKGLFAIIKSMMFYFDYDVDVYWLAKTFYDIVQKFHYEVPKLIEATHVLLEKEDSKLYKHLTKIEALENLPLENWFDCCFAGILNDMVLGRIWDKIVGGSYKILVYTAVVILTSLKLKLLRCNGIECIIESIANISEELAEVIVNKSVDLWQQQGSPLTIYDKPKP, encoded by the exons ATGGCGATCGACGAACGAAATTTCCGTTCTACTTACTACGAAAAAGTCGGATTTAAAAGTGTAGAAGAAAAGCGGTcactagaaattttattaaaagaaaaacaattggatTTATCTAAGTTGAAGCAGTTTTGTTTAAGATTCGGTATACCAGCAGTTCATAGAAATTTAGTatggaaattattattag GAATACTTCCTCTACAAGAAAAATGCCACGATTTCGTAATTGCACAACGAAAAGAAGAATATTCAAATTTAGTACATGCCTTAAAtgtcttaaaaataaacaaagatctTCCCAAATCAGAAGTTTTTGTAGCAATGTGGCTTTTACAAAGTGGCAAATTAAGGTATGAAATGAtatatgaaaatgaaaaaggaTTATTTGCCATAATTAAATCGATGATGTTTTATTTCGATTATGATGTTGATGTATATTGGCTGGCAAAAACCTTCTATGATATAGTACAAAAGTTTCATTATGAAGTTCCAAAACTAATAGAAGCTACTCATGTATTATTAGAGAAAGAAGATTCTAAACTGTACAAGCATTTAACTAAAATCGAAGCTTTAGAAAATTTACCGTTAGAAAATTGGTTTGATTGTTGCTTTGCTGGAATTTTAAATGATATGGTTTTGGGAAG gaTTTGGGATAAGATTGTGGGTGGGTCATACAAGATTTTAGTCTACACCGCTGTTGTCATTTTAACTAGTTTAAAACTCAAACTATTAAGATGTAATGGTATAGAATGTATTATTGAAAGTATCGCAAAT ATTTCTGAAGAACTTGCTGAAGTGATTGTGAACAAATCGGTTGACTTGTGGCAACAACAGGGCAGTCCattgacaatttatgataAACCTAAACCGTAA
- the LOC138127368 gene encoding peroxiredoxin 2-like, protein MMAGLFSTIVRRGPQLFKVTSTTIKNNALRSLSAGQTLFAPRVQQPAPNFKGTAVINGSFKEIQLNDYKGKYVVLVFYPLDFTFVCPTELIALDERYEDFKKLNTEVIGCSIDSHFSHLGWMNTKRSEGGLGQLKYPLLSDINKNIARDYEVLLEKDGVALRGLFIIDPNGILRQITINDLPIGRSVEESLRLIEALQFVEKHGEVCPANWKKGSKTIKPDPQGSKEYFQAANK, encoded by the exons ATGATGGCAGGACTATTTAGTACAATAGTGAGAAGG gGTCCCCAATTATTCAAAGTTACTTccaccacaattaaaaataatgcgCTACGTAGCCTTTCAGCTG GTCAAACTCTATTTGCACCCCGGGTTCAGCAGCCTGCTCCTAATTTTAAAGGAACAGCTGTCATTAATGGCAGTTTTAAAGAAATACAATTAAATGACTATAAAGGGAAATATgttgttttagttttctaTCCACTTGATTT CACTTTTGTGTGTCCTACTGAATTAATAGCGTTAGATGAACGCTATGaagattttaaaaagttaaacaCAGAAGTAATTGGATGTTCTATTGATTCTCATTTCTCCCACTTAGGATGGATGAATACCAAAAGATCT GAAGGTGGTTTAGGTCAGTTAAAGTATCCTTTATTGTCTGATATTAACAAGAACATTGCTCGTGATTATGAAGTACTACTGGAAAAAGATGGAGTTGCACTGAGAGGGCTTTTTATCATAGACCCTAATGGCATTCTTCGGCAAATTACAATTAATGATTTACCAATAGGACGTTCTGTTGAAGAGAGCCTTAGATTAATTGAAGCCTTACAGTTTGTTGAGAAACATGGAGAAG tgTGTCCTGCTAATTGGAAAAAAGGAAGTAAGACTATTAAACCTGATCCTCAAGGATCTAAAGAATATTTTCAAGCagctaataaataa
- the nac gene encoding GDP-fucose transporter 1 has translation MALERDNRESLIQKYIKIFLVVSGYWIVSILTVFINKTLLSEIDLNAPMFIALYQTLITALICFMKKGLAKVFPKHFSFPDTNVWNVKTMKTILPVSLMFTMMIAMNNLCLKYVSVAFYYIGRSLTTIFNVSFTYILLGEKTSKECLFFCGVIIFGFYLGVDQENLAGSLSISGTIFGILASLSLSLYSIFTKKVLPKIDNEVWVLSYYNNIYATILFIPLMLFNNEFVILFNYMELIQTYFCIIMTVGGICGFAIGFFTSLQIKYTSALTHNISGTAKACAQTVLATYWYQETKSIIWWCSNFAVLFGSAGYARVKQLDMERKHKENVAYQKV, from the exons ATGGCACTAGAAAGGGACAATCGAGAGAGTTTAATAcagaaatatataaaaatatttcttgtaGTTAGTGGATATTG gATAGTTTCAATTTTGACAGTCTTTATTAATAAGACTCTACTGAGCGAGATAGATTTAAACGCGCCTATGTTTATTGCTCTATATCAAACGTTGATCACAGCATTAATATGTTTCATGAAGAAAGGTCTTGCAAAGGTGTTTCCTAAGCATTTTAGTTTTCCTGACACAAATGTTTGGAATGTAAAGACAATGAAAACT ATTTTACCAGTGTCGTTGATGTTCACAATGATGATTGCCATGAATAACTTatgtttaaaatatgtttcgGTGGCATTTTACTATATTGGAAGGTCTCTAACTACAATTTTTAATGTCTCTTTTACCTATATATTGTTAGGGGAAAAAACATCCAaagaatgtttgtttttttgtggAGTAATTATATTTGGATTTTATTTAGGAGTAGATCAAGAGAATTTAGCTGGTAGTCTTTCAATAAGTGGTACTATTTTCGGTATTTTAGCATCATTGTCCTTGTCactttattcaatttttacaaaaaaagttttacccAAAATTGATAATGAAGTGTGGGTATTAtcatattataataatatatatgctacaattttatttattccatTGATGCtttttaataatgaatttGTTATCTTATTCAACTATATGGAGCTCatacaaacatatttttgtattatcaTGACTGTTGGGGGAATTTGTGGATTTGCAATAGGATTTTTTACTTCCTTGCAAATTAAA TATACATCAGCTTTAACTCATAACATATCAGGCACAGCAAAAGCTTGTGCTCAAACGGTTTTGGCTACTTATTGGTATCAAGAGACAAAGTCTATTATTTGGTGGTGTTCAAATTTTGCTGTGCTTTTTGGAAGTGCAGGATATGCTAGAGTCAAACAGTTGGATATGGAACGGAAACATAAAGAAAATGTGGCATACCAAAAAGTTTGA
- the EMC6 gene encoding ER membrane protein complex subunit 6: MSAKSKNGNNSNIVAYSDVAIRNNLSVVEYCRTSMAALSGCTAGVLGLTGLYGAAFYIFAVTSLWIMILCKAGFSNWKSYFISRKALLTNGFFGQLFTYILCWTFIYGMVHVY, encoded by the exons ATGTCAGCTAAGAGTAAAAATGGTAATAACTCAAATATCGTGGCTTACAGTGATGTAGCTATTAGAAACAATTTGTCAGTGGTTGAATATTGTCGTACTTCGATGGCAGCCCTTTCAGGTTGTACAGCAG ggGTCTTGGGTTTGACTGGGTTATATGGTGCTGCATTCTACATTTTTGCAGTGACAAGTTTATGGATAATGATATTATGTAAAGCTGGCTTTTCTAACTGGAAAAGTTATTTCATTTCCCGAAAGGCACTTCTTAcaaatggattttttggtcAATTATTTACCTATATTCTATGTTGGACGTTTATTTATGGAATGGTACATGTGTATTAA